ggcctccatgacatgggaggggcgagagcccctccgagactggatccgtctctatgtctctctctgtttctgcgttcttagattcttccctttcaccgtttcttatattcccggagatccgtaactccgattgggctgaaattttaacacgacctctattcggatattagctttcttgcggcgaaagaagggcaccaaccgccttacggggtggccacgagggtcaggggtgcgccccctgcctcatgggcccctcgagcatcgtctcgcgtggatttttcttccccaaaatcatatatattccaaaaaaatctccgtcagtttttattccggttggactccgtttgatatggatattctgtgaaataaaaaacatgcaacaaacaggaactggcactgggcactagatcaatatgttagtcccaaaaatagcataaaaagttgccaaaagtatatgaaagttgtagaatattggtatggaacaatcaaaaattatagatacgacggagacgtatcaccccctgcccccgtatataaaggagggagggagaggccggccctagagggggcgcgccaagtgtgtggagtcctactaggactcccaagtcctagtaggattcccctttcctttccggagtaggacagaaggaaagaaggggagagggaaaaggaaaagggggctgcaccccttgtccaattcagaccagaggggggcgcgcgcctccttccttttggcctctctcctctattcccgtatggcccaataaggcccaatacttcttccggtgaattcccgtaactcctcggtactccgaaaatacctgaattcggaatctttccgatgtccgaatatagtcgtccaatatatcgatctttacgtctcgaccagttcgagactcctcgtcatgtccccgatctcatacgggactctgaactaccttcgttacatcaaatcacataaactcataatacaatcgtcaccgaaactttaagcgtgcggaccctacgggttcgagaactatgtagacatgaccgagacacgtctccggccaataaccaatagcggaacctggatgctcatattggctcccacatattctacgcatatctttatcggtcaaaccgcataacaacatacgttgttccctttgtcattggtatgttacttgcccgagattcgattgtcggcatatcaatacctagttcaatctcgttactggcaagtctctttactcgttccgtaatacatcatcccgtaactaactcattagttacaatgcttgcaaggcttatagtgatgtgcactaccgagtgggcccagagatacctctccgacaattggagtgacaaatcctaatctcaaaatacgccaacccaacaagtacctttggagacacctgtagaacacctttataatcacccagttacgttgtgacgtttggtagcacacaaagtgttcctccggtaagcgggagttgcataatctcatagtcatagggacatgtataagtcatgaagaaagcaatagcaacaaactaaacgattaagtgctaagctaacggaatgtgtcaagtcaatcacatcattcttctaatgatgtgatcccgttaatcaaatggcaactctttgtccatggctagaaaacataaccatctttgattcaacgagctagtcaagtagaggcatactagtgacattctgtttgtctatgtattcacacatgtattatgtttccggttaatacaattctagcatgaataataaacatttatcaagaaataaggaaataaataataactttattatttcctctagggcatatttcctttaaatTATCCCATAACTAGTTAAGAAGCCTCAATAAATGAGGAAGACGACTTATGATAAAAGCTAGGGAGGAGGCGGCTTATGTTTTAATCCGCCAAAACCCGAACTATGATAACATATGAATGCCCGTGAGAAAAAGTAGCTTGAGCCATCTACATTGACTTTATCTTTCTCTCCAACGCAAGCTACCACAAATGAGCCTAGTAAGGAATAGAAAAAAAACTCTACTACAGATGCATCTCCAACAATGCTACAACGTTTAACATTTTTGCATGCATCTCTATTTTTTACTCCTAATTTTTCATATTTTTACACCGAACAACATTTTTTCTTCTTAGCATTCGCCTCCTACACAGGGTCCCGTTTCCCCATGCTAACATATTTCTTCTAACACCCGGATCCTGTTGAGGTATCATCATGGGGCTATGCATTGGACACTGCCCTACGAAGCAACAATCCGACTGTTCATTAGAATACCAGTCTTACTCCAATTAACAGGAGCTGGAAATAGAATTTCGAAAAGATAAATCTACATGAGCTTCAAGCCTTCAACACGGGGAGGACGAACATCTCCTTATTTCTTTCGGCACAGCGGGCAGCGGCTGCTTCGGGGTACTGGCCACCCTCCCTCGGCCTCTCCGGCCGCCCAGCATCCAGAGCACGAGGTGGATGCCGACGTAGGCGAGCACGGCGGCAGCCAGCGCGATGACGTACCCGGACGTGTGCCACTCCCGGCTGCTCCCGGCGGCGTAGGCGCCCAGGAGGCCGAGCAGGTCCAGCACGATCGCCGTGTTCATGGCGTAGAGCAGCAGGGCGTCCTGCAGGGACCCCTGCAGCAGCAGCACGATGACCACCACCGACGCCACAAAGGAGGTGGAGTTGCAGTAGAAGAAGGCCCGGAACCGGGCCAGGTCGCTCCCGCGCAGCAACGGGTTCCCCGCGGTGGCCCATCGCTCCGACACGCCGCCCGGCGGCTTCAGGCCGGCCTGGTAGGTGACGCTTGCCGCCAGGATCGCCAGCAGCATCAGGTACTTCCGCCGGCTGGAAGTCGCCTCCGTGCTGGGCCTGGGCCTGGGTGAGCTACTTCGTCGTCGTGGCCTAGAGGAGGAAGACGGCGTGTTTgccttgctgctgctgccggcggcgGCGCTTGACCCGGAGGAGGAGCCGTCTTCTCCGTTGACGGTGGCGCAAGTTTTGAAGAACTTGAAGAACACGAGCAGCTGCACGACTATGAAGGCGACCACGGCGCCGACGAGCACGAAGACGTAGATGGACGTGCGCAGCTGCCGGGCGCACCCGGCGGCGTAGGCGCCCATCAGGCCGAACAGGGCGACCACCATGCACACGTAGAGCGCGTAGCACCGTATGCCCGGCCGGTACAGGTTCGGGTTCACGAGCATGACGATGAGCGCCATGGACGCCATGAAGCTCGTGGAGTTGCAGTAGAAGAACGCCAGGTACCTTCTCCGGTACTCGTCGTGGTCTTCGAGGACTGGGGAACCCGCACTGTATTTGGGGCCATCTTTGGTCCAGAAGCCGCCCGGCGGGGTGAGCCCGGCCTGATAGGTGATGGTGGCCACCAGGATGGCCAGGAGCAGCAGCCGCTTGCGCCGCTTGTCGATCCTCCTCTTCTCCTTGTCGCTCAGCTCTTCGTGGTGGAGGGTGAAGAAGACGACATGGATGACCACGTACACCAGGACGGCGCCCGCCAAGGCCACGACGTAGATGGAGGTGCTCACCTCCCGGCAGCTCCCGGCGGCGTAGGCGCCGATGAGGCCAAACAGGTCCAGTATCATGGCCACCTCCAGCGCGTGCCCGCTCATCAGGCTCTTGTTCTGGACCATGAGGATGACGACCAAGGACGCCACGAACGCGGTGGAGTTGCAGTAGAAGAAGGCCTTGTACCGAGCAGCGTGCTTGAACTGGAGGATCGGGTCGCCGGCCTTGAAGCCTGGTGGCACAGCCTCCGGGTCGCCGTCCGACCACACGCCGCCGGGCGGGTCCATGCCCGCTTGGTAAGTGATGGTGGCGGCGAGAGTGGCGAGCAGCAGAATCAGAGATTTGGCCTTCTCGATGCCTTCCTTCTTGTTGCCTGTGATCGCCGCATCGGCGTGGCTCCCTTGCCACCCGCCGCCTGGTGTTGCCGCCGGCAACTCACGCGCCGGCGATGAGATTTGACTTTCGGTCTGGTTCTGGTGGCACCCGCGTTGTTGCAGCCAGTGTGACGCGCGCGCGGAGATGCTCTTGAGTCTTAGCCAGGAGGAGCCGCTGCTCTCGGGTGGATCCGGGACGAGCACCATGACCACCATCACGAGGAGGATGTACACGAGCACCGCGGCGACGAGAACGACGACGTAGGCCGTCGTGTCGGCCTTCCTCGAGCTCCCGGCGGCGTAGGCGCCCAGGAGGCCGAACAGCACGACGAGGATGAACCCGTACATCTGCAGATCGGCGTAGCACCTCTGCAGCCGTCGTCCCAGGAGCAGCACGATGATGAGCAGCGACGCGACGAACGCCGTGGCGTTGCAGTAGAAGAAGGCCATCAAACGGGCGGATTGGTGGGCCTTCAGCATCGGGTCGCCAGCTTTGTGGCCGCCCTCGTCGGCTTCGGCGCCACGGAAGCCGCCGGGCGGGCTCAGGCCGGCGGCGTACGAGATGCCGGTCGCGAACGTGGCGAGCAGCAGCAGCACCTTGCGCTGCTCTTTGTGCTTGAGCGCGTCATCCGGGCTCTCCTCCTTGCGAGCCGATGGCGCGTAGGCGGCGAGGAGGATGTGGATGCCGACGTAGGCGGCGAGAGCGACGACCAGCGTGGAGACGTACACGGTGGTCGGCAGGTCCTCGCAGCTCCCCGTGGCGAAGGCCCCCATGAGGCCGAGCAGGTCCAGCACCATGACGAAGCGGAGCACGGCGAGCCACGCCGTCCGCCTCTCGTTgagcacgaggaggaggaggttgacgaCGAGCGACGCCGCGAAGGCGGTCGCGTTGAAGTAGAAGAAGGCGAGGTACCGCGGAGAGTGGTACAGGATCGGGACgccggctgtgtggcccatggggtcAGGCTTGTCCTCCTGCCAGACTCCCCCGGGCGGGCTGAGCCCCGCCGCGTACGTCGCCGTGGCCACCAGCGTGGCCAGCAGCATGAGGTACTTCCGCAGGTGGTACTCCCACGACGGCTCTtgcttggccgccgccgccgccgctccggtgACGAGCTCCACCTTCTCGGTCGACGTCGCCATTTTACTCGCCACAGCTAGTGACCTCTATCTCTGTTACCTCTGGTGCAAGACTGGAGGCGTGGGAGGAAAATGGTGTgccgatggatggatggatggacgcgcTCGTGCCGCTGCATATATAAACCCTTGAGCTACGAGCCCACGACTACGGTCACACGTGCGGATTAACTCGAAAGGACGCCGTGTTCATTGAACGTTCCACCCCCCTTGCGCGGCTAACATAATTAAACTTGTTCTAGGCCTGTCTGTACCTGGCCATGCCATCTCTACTCTCTACTTTTTTTTTTGCGAGTGCTACTCTCTACTTCTTTACTTCTTTATCtttactactattaaacaagcaaacatattcatcacTAAATACACCCAACCTAAGGTACACACAACAACGCGAAGCAATTACAGCCGCATGATTAGATCCACTTAGTTTAATCTAACCATTAAAATTATACTAACCCTCAGTCAGAATTGCGTTTAGCAATTTGCCCAAGCGGACGAAAACTCCGCCGAACCAAACGTTCCGCGCTCCACCTCGATACATCGCTCCGTTAAACCAAGGAAGGAAAAAAACACAACCCGATGTCAAACAGATAGGTATTTGCAGGCGAGTGATGCGGGCAAcgcggggcggtggcggcgacagCTCGATGCAGGGAGGCGTGGGCTCCGGCGGGGCTGGCATGGATCTGGCGGATGTCAGCCAGATCGGATGGACGACGTGCGGCTCCGGCGAGTCGGAAGGGTGGCACCGGCGGCTGAGCTCCTCCATGGACTGCTGCAGTTCCAGGGAGAGAGAGAGCTTCGAAGGCCCGCCCTTTCGATCCGGGGCCCCTTCTTCCAGCCCTCTCGAGCACCGACGCCGTTGTCGTTCCCCTTCTTCTTAGACCCCCGGGACGTCGTGTTGCCGCGGTCTCCACCCCGTCCCGGTCTTCACCCGGCCACCGGGTCTCCTCCCTCCCTTTGAGGTATGCATGAGCAGCTAGGTTGTCTGATTGCTTCTTCACAACATCAATTCTCCTTGCTAATTCAATCGGTCAATCCCACTAGGGTGGGGATGGGACCTTCGCAATTTCTTTTTTTATAGAAAAGGCCAGAGCCTgattttataaataaagccaccaggcagagtcaACAAAAACCACAACGACCAACCACATAACACAGACAGACTATCATCCAGAACCGCAAAGGATAAAGTAGAATTACATGGCTCCCAGGCCAGTACACGGCACGCAGGCCGGAGGAACTAAAGACATCGACAACAGGGCCAACAACACCTAATTGCCAGCTTGAACTGGAGAGATGGAGATAGCAAAGGTCTGAATCTTGGATAACATCGCATCAAAAGCGTCTCTGTCCTCctccttagtcaataatctccactgctgcaagaatatgCAAGTCTTAAATAAGCAATCAGGAGGTTTAGCAGGGAAAACACgttcaatagtaaatttgttcctTGTCGTCCAAAGAGTCCAGCACATTGCTGCAAAGCCCACCCAAAACAATCTCCTCTGGGCCCCAACCAAATTATTGGCCAAGGTACGCAGGTCAGAGAAGGAGGTCGGGTTCCAAGTAACATGCATCCAGGATCTGATACAACACCAAAATAATTTAGCCAGCACACGATGAAAGAAAATATGCATTGTGTCTTCTCTCAACCCACACAAGGCACAACGATCAGACCCAGGACCATTTCGCTTACGGATCTGGTCACCAGCCGGCAGCCGCCCACGGGAGGCTTGCCAGAGGAAAATCTTAACCTTAGGAGGAATACGAGACCTCCAGATCCATTTAAATTTGGATGTGGTGGACCCAGCAATCAACTTACCATATAACGCTTTTACCGAAAAATGACCAAAGGAGGAGTGGGGCCGGACAACCGTGTCTTCCTCCTCCGAGAGCGTAGGGAAGACGACAACGAGATGCTGCCAATCAGCCAACTCTATGGGAGAGAGAGAACGACATAGTTGCAGGTCCCAATTATTGGAAGCGAGCTCAAAGATTGAGATCTCAGGGTTCAGACAATAAGAAAAAAGAACAGGGAAAGCATTAGCCAGCGTGGTCGAGCCGCACCACCAGTCGAGCCAGAATCTAGTAGATCTGCCATTGCGGACAACAAACTTGACGAGACCTTGGAAAATAGGCCTAAGCTTAACGAGGTCTCTCCAGAATTGAGATGCCCCCGAGGCGCGAGCAAACATAGGACTAGAagaagggaaatatttagctttGAGGATGTTGAACCATAGGGGCTTGTCCGAGGTAATGGTcatgatcttccaccaccatttgatgaTCAAACATTTGTTCATGACTAAAGTGTTGGTGATACCCAGCCCCTAAGGCTTTTAGGTCTGCAAATAAGGTCCCACTTGACCATGCGATACTTACGTTTATTGTCAGCCGCATTCTAGTAAAAAGCACCTCTATGTTTATCAAAGCCAGCATGAGTACCATTAGAGAGCAGGTAGAATCCCATAATGAACATAGGGAGAGAGGTAAGGCAGGCGTTGATCAAGGCCACATTACCATCCTGAGAATTGTATCTACCCCTCCAGTTCATGACACGGTTGCCAACTTTGGCCACCATAGGAGCAAAGCCTTTAGCAAGTAACTTGTCAGAGGTGACTGGCAGACCCAGATATTTAAGAGGGAAGGAACCAagagagtgatgacccacaagtgtaggggatctatcatagcttttcgataagtaagagtgtcgaacccaacgaggagcagaaggaaatggtaagcagttttcagtaaggtattctctgcaagcgctgaaattaccggtgacagatagttttgtgataaggtaatttgtaatgagtagcaagtaataaaggtaaataaggtgcagcaagatggcccaatccttttcgtagaaaaggacaagcctggacaaactcttatatgatgtaaagcgctcccgaggacacatgggaattatcgtcaagctagttttcatcacgatcatatgattcgcgttcggtactttgataatctgatatgtgcgtggaccggtgcttgggtactgcccttacttggacaagcatctcacttatgattaacccttattgcaagcatccacaactacaacagaagtattaaggtaaacctaaccatatcatgaaacatatggatccaaatcagccccttacgaagcaacgcataaacttgggtttaagcttctgtcactctagcaacccatcatctacttattacttcccaatgcctccctctaggcccaaacaatggtgaagtgtcatgtagtcgacgttcacatgacaccactagagggatgacaacatacatctcatcaaaatattgaacgaataccaaattcacatgactactaatagcaagacttctcccatgtcctcaggaacaaacgtaactactcacaaagcatattcatgttcataatcagaggggtattaatatgcataatggatctgaacatatgatcttccaccaagtaaaccaactagcatcaactacaaggagtaatcaacactactagcaacccaaatGTACTAATCTGAGGTttggacacaaagattggatacaagagatgaactagggtttgagatgagatggtgctcgtgaagatgttgatggagatttgaccccctcccgatgagaggattattggtgatgacgatggtgatgattgcccccccccccggagggaagtttccctggcagaacagctccgctggagcccaatattggttccgccaaggttccgccaaggttccgcctcgtggtggcggagtctcgtctcgaaagctggcttctgattttttcctcgacgaaagactccatatagaataAGATGGGCATcgtagggccaccagggggcccacgaggcagggggcgcgcccccaccctcgtggccagggtgtgcccccctctggaacttcttgcgctc
This portion of the Triticum dicoccoides isolate Atlit2015 ecotype Zavitan chromosome 7A, WEW_v2.0, whole genome shotgun sequence genome encodes:
- the LOC119327698 gene encoding uncharacterized protein LOC119327698; amino-acid sequence: MATSTEKVELVTGAAAAAAKQEPSWEYHLRKYLMLLATLVATATYAAGLSPPGGVWQEDKPDPMGHTAGVPILYHSPRYLAFFYFNATAFAASLVVNLLLLVLNERRTAWLAVLRFVMVLDLLGLMGAFATGSCEDLPTTVYVSTLVVALAAYVGIHILLAAYAPSARKEESPDDALKHKEQRKVLLLLATFATGISYAAGLSPPGGFRGAEADEGGHKAGDPMLKAHQSARLMAFFYCNATAFVASLLIIVLLLGRRLQRCYADLQMYGFILVVLFGLLGAYAAGSSRKADTTAYVVVLVAAVLVYILLVMVVMVLVPDPPESSGSSWLRLKSISARASHWLQQRGCHQNQTESQISSPARELPAATPGGGWQGSHADAAITGNKKEGIEKAKSLILLLATLAATITYQAGMDPPGGVWSDGDPEAVPPGFKAGDPILQFKHAARYKAFFYCNSTAFVASLVVILMVQNKSLMSGHALEVAMILDLFGLIGAYAAGSCREVSTSIYVVALAGAVLVYVVIHVVFFTLHHEELSDKEKRRIDKRRKRLLLLAILVATITYQAGLTPPGGFWTKDGPKYSAGSPVLEDHDEYRRRYLAFFYCNSTSFMASMALIVMLVNPNLYRPGIRCYALYVCMVVALFGLMGAYAAGCARQLRTSIYVFVLVGAVVAFIVVQLLVFFKFFKTCATVNGEDGSSSGSSAAAGSSSKANTPSSSSRPRRRSSSPRPRPSTEATSSRRKYLMLLAILAASVTYQAGLKPPGGVSERWATAGNPLLRGSDLARFRAFFYCNSTSFVASVVVIVLLLQGSLQDALLLYAMNTAIVLDLLGLLGAYAAGSSREWHTSGYVIALAAAVLAYVGIHLVLWMLGGRRGRGRVASTPKQPLPAVPKEIRRCSSSPC